Genomic window (Accipiter gentilis chromosome 7, bAccGen1.1, whole genome shotgun sequence):
gtcccttggggggtcACTACCAGGGGGTGTCACTGTGTGGGTgctgggtcctgggggggggtcaCTACTGGAATGGGGTCTCACTGTGTGGGTGCTGGATCCTAGTGGGGTCACTGCTGGGGGGGTGTCACTGTGTGGGTGCTGGGTCGTTGGGGTGACACTGTGAGGGGGGTGTCACTGTGTGGGTgctgggtcctgggggggggtcaCTGCTGGGGGGGTGTCACCGTGTGGGTGGGTGCTGGGtccctggagggggggggtgtcactaCCAGGGGGGTGTCACTGTGTGGGTGCTGGGTCCTTGGggtgacactgggggggggggggtgtcaccatgtgggtgctgggtccctgggggggggttcCACTGCCAGGGGGGTGTCACTGTGTGGGTGctgggtcccttggggggtcACTACCAGGGGGGTGTCACTGTGTGGGTgctgggtccctgggggggggggggggtgtcactgtgTAGGTGCTGGGTCCTTGGGGTTCCTCTGCCGGGGGGGTGTCCCCGCGTGGGTGCCGTGTCCGGGGGTCCCCACGCCGGACTGCAGACAGAGGGCCTGCGGGTGCTGCCGCCAGCCCCCCAGCAGCGGCGGGGAAGGACGGACacggcggggacggggacggggacggggtgGCCGAGGCGTCCCCACACAGCGGAGGCCGGGGCTCGGCGCTTTGTTTGCCCAGGCCCaagccgcggccgggccgcgccggggcggtgccgccggaggaggaggaggaggaggaaggcggaggaaggaggaggcggcagcgggGCTCCCCtcaccgcgccgccgccgccgctaccgccaccctgggcctgggcctgggccggCGGAGGCCCGGCGGGGCCTTGCCGTGGCCGGGCGGAGGCCGCCATGAAGCCGAGCGGAGGTGaggcggagggcgggcgggcgggtgggtgGATGAGCGGCCGGGGCCGCCTCGCTGAGGGTCGGGGAAGAGGGTAAACCCCCCTTTCCCCCTCAAAAATCCCCTCCCGGGAAGGGCGGGAGGAGCGGGGAGAGTGAGGCCCGGGCCAGCGAGGGGGTAACGTGGCCGTCCCGCCGCCCAGAGGAGCCGGTCCTGCTGGCGGAGCTGAAGCCGGGCCGTCCCCAGCGCTACGACTGGAAATCCAGCTGCGAGACATGGAGCGTGGCCTTCTCCCCCGACGGTGCCTGGTTCGCCTGGTCGCAGGGACACTGCGTGGTCAAGCTGATCCCCTGGCCCCTGGAGGAGGCCGAGCTGTGAGTATTTGGGATGGATTTGGGGGTACACGGAGGACCCCAGCCCGGGGTTTGGGTTAAACGTGCGtccctcctttctcccagcaGCTGCAAAACCTCGGAGCGCAAGAGCCGGGGGAGCAAAGCGGAGGCGAGGAGCCGAGGGGCGGCCAAGGAGAAGACGCTGGAGTGCGGGCAGATCGTGTGGGGCCTGGCCTTCAGCGCCTGGCCTCCGGCGGCCGAGGGGGGCGAGACGGACCCTGCCTGCGCCGTGGGTCTTCCCTGCCTGATCCTGGCCACCGGGCTCAACGACGGGCAGATCAAGGTCTGGGAGGTGCAGACAGGTGAGCGGCCCTCACCCTCTGTCGTGGCTTCAGGCTGGTTTCTCTCCCTTTGCTCCCCCTCGGAAGGGGGATCCCGTCTCCATCCTTCCCCAAATGCTTCCCAGGGGTGAGCCCTGTCCCAAGCGGGGCTGCCTGCGCATGAGGGGCACCGCCTCGTTCCCAGGGCGCCGAGCACAGCCACTCTTTTTGCGCAGGACACCTCCTCTTCAGCCTCTTGGGGCACCAGGATGTTGTCAGAGATCTGAGCTTCGCTCCCAACGGAAGCCTCATCCTTGTGTCGGCTTCGCGGGACAAGACCTTGCGTGTCTGGGACCTGAGCAGAGATGGTAGGAGCATGCGGGGATGTCCCCGATGCTGGGGCACCCCAGCTGAGGCTGGGCCCTGCTGTGGGAGAGAGCGGGGAGAAACCCACCCTGGTAGGGGAGATGGTGGGAGAGGATCTTCGGGACAGTATTCAAGGCAGAAGCGGGGAGTCCTGCGACATGGAGCAGAGCCATCCCCTTCCAGGTGGGCCCTGGGAGGTGCAGGAGGGAGTTGCAAGTAGACAGAGCTTGGGATCTGCCATGGGGAACCCCCCAGCCCTATGTGCGTTCCCTCtcaggaaagggaggggagagcGGGGGCAAAGCCGGCGctgcctctcccccttccctctcgTGACTCGCATATCTGCCGTCCCCAGGGCGGCAGGTCCAGGTGCTGTCGGGCCACGTGCAGTGGGTCTACTGCTGCTCCATCTCTCCAGACTGCAGCATGCTCTGCTCCGCTGCCGGAGAGAAGTCGGTGAGTCCTGCAGGATGGGAGCCATCCTGTGTCCCGCTGAATCCAGTGCTCCCCTTGGccctccgtgtcccccccccccatgcgAGAAGCACCCCTATGAGAAGGGGCCCGGCCAGAGCCACCCTTGCTCCTCAGCCGTTCTGGTTCACATGGAGGAGCTGGCACCAGAGCCCAAGGGGGAGATgcttctcccctcccaccctggggATGCTCCCAGCCTCAGCCCCTGCCCGTGTCCTGCAGGCGCTGCTGTGGAGCATGCGGTCCTACACCCTCATccggaggctggaggggcaccagaGCAGTGTGGTGTCGTGCGACTTCTCGCCGGACTCAGCGCTTCTCGTCACCGCCTCCTATGATGCCTGTGTCATCATGTGGGACCCCTACACTGGGGAGCAGCTGAGGACGCTTCGGTATGGAGCCAGGGGGCCGGTGAGGGACCGTGGAAGGGGGACAGAGCAATGCTGTGGGGGTTTGCTGGGGCTGAGCGTGGCCTTCCCTTCTAGGTGGGCACAGCCAGCAGCTCTCCACTCTGTCCAGCGGCTGAAGGGGAGCCCTGACTTAATGGGTTTGGCCCCTCTGTCAGCCCTGGAGCACTGGGGATGGGGCTTACAGCAGCCTGGGGCTGACACTGGTCTTTTTCTCCGCATCGGCAGCCACGTCCCCCTGCACTCGGCGCTGGACTACAGCAGCGAAGTCCACAGCAGCGAAGTCCACACCAGCTCCCTGCGCTCAGTCTGCTTCTCCCCTGAGGGCCTCTACCTGGCCACGGTGGCGGACGACAGGTGAGTGAACCCCCTTGGGGACCTCCAGTGACACGAGGGTCCCAGG
Coding sequences:
- the WSB2 gene encoding WD repeat and SOCS box-containing protein 2 isoform X3, with product MKPSGEEPVLLAELKPGRPQRYDWKSSCETWSVAFSPDGAWFAWSQGHCVVKLIPWPLEEAELSCKTSERKSRGSKAEARSRGAAKEKTLECGQIVWGLAFSAWPPAAEGGETDPACAVGLPCLILATGLNDGQIKVWEVQTGHLLFSLLGHQDVVRDLSFAPNGSLILVSASRDKTLRVWDLSRDGRQVQVLSGHVQWVYCCSISPDCSMLCSAAGEKSALLWSMRSYTLIRRLEGHQSSVVSCDFSPDSALLVTASYDACVIMWDPYTGEQLRTLRHVPLHSALDYSSEVHSSEVHTSSLRSVCFSPEGLYLATVADDSSALQGTVPPALLPCCDTPGML
- the WSB2 gene encoding WD repeat and SOCS box-containing protein 2 isoform X1 encodes the protein MKPSGEEPVLLAELKPGRPQRYDWKSSCETWSVAFSPDGAWFAWSQGHCVVKLIPWPLEEAELSCKTSERKSRGSKAEARSRGAAKEKTLECGQIVWGLAFSAWPPAAEGGETDPACAVGLPCLILATGLNDGQIKVWEVQTGHLLFSLLGHQDVVRDLSFAPNGSLILVSASRDKTLRVWDLSRDGRQVQVLSGHVQWVYCCSISPDCSMLCSAAGEKSALLWSMRSYTLIRRLEGHQSSVVSCDFSPDSALLVTASYDACVIMWDPYTGEQLRTLRHVPLHSALDYSSEVHSSEVHTSSLRSVCFSPEGLYLATVADDRLLRIWALELRSPVAFAPMTNGLCCMYFPHGGFIATGTRDGHVQFWTAPRVLSSLKHLCRKALRTFLTTYQVLALPIPRKLKEFLTYRTF
- the WSB2 gene encoding WD repeat and SOCS box-containing protein 2 isoform X2 — protein: MKPSGEEPVLLAELKPGRPQRYDWKSSCETWSVAFSPDGAWFAWSQGHCVVKLIPWPLEEAELCKTSERKSRGSKAEARSRGAAKEKTLECGQIVWGLAFSAWPPAAEGGETDPACAVGLPCLILATGLNDGQIKVWEVQTGHLLFSLLGHQDVVRDLSFAPNGSLILVSASRDKTLRVWDLSRDGRQVQVLSGHVQWVYCCSISPDCSMLCSAAGEKSALLWSMRSYTLIRRLEGHQSSVVSCDFSPDSALLVTASYDACVIMWDPYTGEQLRTLRHVPLHSALDYSSEVHSSEVHTSSLRSVCFSPEGLYLATVADDRLLRIWALELRSPVAFAPMTNGLCCMYFPHGGFIATGTRDGHVQFWTAPRVLSSLKHLCRKALRTFLTTYQVLALPIPRKLKEFLTYRTF